TCACTCCTTCAAGCTGTAGAACGTTCACTACTGAACCATACGCAAACACCACCGGAAGCGGACAGACGACCGAACGGTCATCCCCCCGCGACCGCACGGCTGACGCTCCATTATACCCGCTCCGAGGTCCCAAGGTGTCTGTTTCCTCCAATTTCTTGCCGATTTCTGCCCGTGTAAAATCCCCGCAACGGTTATAACATGCTTGATCGGATCCCGTTGGTTATTGACGGCGTTGAGCGCTGCTATTGGCGGTGGGTTCCATCGAATGCAAGGGATGTGCCGCTCGTGATGTTCCTTCACGGAACAGGAGCCTCCGCTCCCTGGGCCGATACGGAGACGGGCTGGTCTCAGGCCGCCCAAAACCATCGGTTCGCTTTGGCTCTACCTGAGGCTTTGCCCCAAAACCCCCTGCTGCCTCCCCATTTCCGGGATAATCCTCAGCGCTGGAGAGATGAAGCCGATCCACGGTTCCCTTCTCTTTCTCCCCCTACTGGAAGAGGAAAGGTGCTACACTCGACAGTTTCACCCTCTCTACCAACCTCCAAAGCAGAACAGGAAGATAGCCAGGAAGGTAGCCAGGAAATCAACGATGTCGCATTTCTGGACACCGTTATGGACCAAATGTTACAGCAGGGATTGGTCGACCGCCGTCGCGTTTATGTGACCGGTTTTTCCAACGGTGCTGCCATGACTTTCCAGTACGCAGCTCGCCGGAGCCACCGCCTGGCAGCCATCGCCCCTGTAGCAGGGTATTGCCGCGGCACACTACCACCCTCGACCCATCCCGTGCCCACTCTCTACCTGATAGGGGATGCCGACCCCCTTGTGCCCCTGCATGGCGGTCAAGTTCCCAGTCCGTGGGAAGGCCGACTTGTCCGTCGGCCCCCTGTCGCCGAATCCCTGGAACGCTGGGCTACCTGGCTTGGATGTTCACCCATCCCCCGACTGATTGAGGACACACCCCTCTACCGTCGGGAAATCTACCCTGGAACGGTGACGTTTGAGGTGCTCATTGTCAAAGGGCTGGGCCACCACTGGCCAGGGGGTCGCGGCGGCTGGTCAGCCCGGATCGCCGGTCCTCATCATACCCATCTCAACGCCACAGACATGATCTGGCACTTTTTCCGCCAACACTCGATCCCTGAAGTTGCTACGGGTGCATGAAGTGTGCACCGATCGTATCCCAGAGGCAGCCATTTACGTCCATTCAAAACTGGACCACTTCAGACAGTCCTTTGTGAAACCCCGGTCCAATTTCCAAGTTGGGGAGCGAAAAGGGCCAGTCTGAGCTATAATGCGGCAGAAGTTTGAGGGAAACAAGGAACCCGAATGACTCGTTCCTGCCAAGTGAAAGGTGCCTCTGCTATGGATCGGACTGGCCAGCGATGGTGCGGGGGGATTTGTGGTATTGCCCTGCTGATAGGAGGGGGCATCAACCTCCCTTTTGGAAATTACACCCCGGCTGAAGCAGCCCCTCCTCAGTCTTCGCACAAGGGCGCTCCGGATGCAGGAGACCCTCCTCTGTTCACGGGCTGGCCGGAAACCCCACCTGCTGCCGTTCTGGTCTTGAGCGGTCAGATGTATGGGTACTTGCAACCCTGTGGTTGCAGTCGCCCGCAGCTAGGGGGGTTGGAACGGCGGGCACAATTTGTGGCCTATTTGCGAAATAAAGGCTGGCCGGTCATTGGGGTGGATGTGGGAGACCTGCCCCCTGTGGCGGGAGTCGTCCGCGAACAACAGTTGTGGAAGTACGCCATTGCCATGCAAGCCCTCCGAGAGATGGGATATGTCGCCATCGGAGCGGGAAAGGCTGAGTTCACGCAAGGTTTGTATGCTCTGCTCGACCAGTACGCAGCCATCCAGGAACGCCCGCCTTTTCTGTTAGCCGGCAATGTTCTGGGTAAGCTAGGAGCACAACTCACTCCGCGCACGGAGGCGTTTCCGGGTCCTGGCTCTCGCCCGATGGTGGGCTTGCTGGAATTGCCCCGCGTCGGTTCACTGACAATCGGGATTGCTGGAGTCGTCGGACCTTCGGTGCAAAAAGAGATCACCTCCTCGAATGCTCGGACCTTGATTGGCTTCGCTCCGGAAAAGGAGGCTTTGGCCGAAGCCGTTGTGGAGCTGAAAAAGCAGCAGACACCGCCAGCCTTCAATGTCCTGTTGTACCAAGGGACAGAAGAAGAAGCCCAGGCTGTCGCCCGGCAGTGGCCGCAATTCCCAATCATTCTGTGCCGCTCCACCGACGTGCTTCCGCCGGAAAAACCGCGAGAAATCACTCACCCCGATGGCAGCAGGACTTTCATCATCCATACCGGTTGGAAAGGACAATATGTCGGCGTCCTGGCAGCTTTCGCTCGGAAAACAGGCGGGTGGGATTTTCGTTACCAACGCGTTCCGCTCACGGAGCGCTGGAACACACCGGGTTCCGAGGAAGCGGCCCGGCAAGCCAATCCCATCCTCCGCCTGTTGGACACTTACTCGGAGCAGGTGCGGCGGCGCAACTACTTGGCTCAGTTCCCGGAACATGTGCATCCTGTGACAGCCAAAGACCCTAAGCAAAAGCCAGCTTTCACCGGTTCCGAGGCCTGCCGCTCCTGTCATGCTGCGGAATATGAAGTCTGGAAACAATCCCGCCACAGCCATGCTTACGAGACGCTGGAGCACCACGCCCGCCGGCCTGCCGGACGCCAATATGATGGGGAATGTGCCGTCTGCCACACAGTCGGTCTAGGTTACAGGACAGGTTTTCGCAATGAGCAATCCACACCTCATCTCAAGCACGTGGGGTGCGAAAGCTGTCACGGGCCGGGGAGCGCCCACGTTGCGGATCCAAAGAATTCTCTTTACCTGAGTTTGCAATCACCTTGGCGAACCGATCCTGCCGACCGGCTCCCTGATCTCGCCGTGATACAACGGCTCGCCTCCTTGACTCCCCAAGAAAGGAGCAAGGTCCCACTCTCCACCGCCCACCAGCGTGCTTTAGCCGCCGTCTCCAATATGTGTATGAATTGCCACGATGCTGATAACGACCCGCACTTCGACTTGCTAACTTATTGGCCCAAGATCATCCATCCGAGTAAGAAGTGAAGCCAGGGGCGGAGAGCATTCCGCATTTCGCTTTCGCCGGGGTGAATTCATGCTTTCCTACGCCGAAAGTTTCCCCCCACTATGCCCCTTCTATTTCACCAGATTCTTCAACTCACCATTCTGGAAGTGGCGTTGGATGTTCGGATCATCCGTATTGAGTTTAGGCATCACTTCGCGGGCTTTCTGCCGTCGCGCCTGAAACTCGAAACCAATCGGAGCGACGATGAGGATGGCGGCGGGGATCCACAGGAACAGAATGGTCGGGAAGAGCATCCAGAAGCTGGCCCGCTGAGCGCGAGCATCGGCCCGCTGCCGGGAAGTCTGCCGCAGGTGGGTGGCATACTCCATCAAAGCATCGGTCACATCGTTCCCCAGTTTCTGGCATTGGTTGAGCATCAGAGATAGGTTGCGCACCTCTTCCATCTGGGAACGATTCGCCCATTGTTCAAAGGCGACGTTGAGGTTGAGCAATTCCGCCTGCCGCACAACAATGTCCAGTTCCTGGGCCATGTTCGGGAAGGGGAGACGGAGTTGGTCGGTGACGCGTCGTAAGGCGCCGAGCAGTCCTTGACCCGCCAGCAAGGCGATGGAGAGCATATCCGCAAAGACCGGCAGTCCCCGCTCAATCTCTCGGCTGCGGGCACGAGCCTTGAGGAA
This portion of the Thermogemmata fonticola genome encodes:
- a CDS encoding alpha/beta hydrolase family esterase, whose protein sequence is MLHSTVSPSLPTSKAEQEDSQEGSQEINDVAFLDTVMDQMLQQGLVDRRRVYVTGFSNGAAMTFQYAARRSHRLAAIAPVAGYCRGTLPPSTHPVPTLYLIGDADPLVPLHGGQVPSPWEGRLVRRPPVAESLERWATWLGCSPIPRLIEDTPLYRREIYPGTVTFEVLIVKGLGHHWPGGRGGWSARIAGPHHTHLNATDMIWHFFRQHSIPEVATGA
- a CDS encoding multiheme c-type cytochrome → MDRTGQRWCGGICGIALLIGGGINLPFGNYTPAEAAPPQSSHKGAPDAGDPPLFTGWPETPPAAVLVLSGQMYGYLQPCGCSRPQLGGLERRAQFVAYLRNKGWPVIGVDVGDLPPVAGVVREQQLWKYAIAMQALREMGYVAIGAGKAEFTQGLYALLDQYAAIQERPPFLLAGNVLGKLGAQLTPRTEAFPGPGSRPMVGLLELPRVGSLTIGIAGVVGPSVQKEITSSNARTLIGFAPEKEALAEAVVELKKQQTPPAFNVLLYQGTEEEAQAVARQWPQFPIILCRSTDVLPPEKPREITHPDGSRTFIIHTGWKGQYVGVLAAFARKTGGWDFRYQRVPLTERWNTPGSEEAARQANPILRLLDTYSEQVRRRNYLAQFPEHVHPVTAKDPKQKPAFTGSEACRSCHAAEYEVWKQSRHSHAYETLEHHARRPAGRQYDGECAVCHTVGLGYRTGFRNEQSTPHLKHVGCESCHGPGSAHVADPKNSLYLSLQSPWRTDPADRLPDLAVIQRLASLTPQERSKVPLSTAHQRALAAVSNMCMNCHDADNDPHFDLLTYWPKIIHPSKK
- a CDS encoding type II secretion system F family protein, yielding MTIEWIWYLVVGGSVTLAFFLLFLLLFRRSTVTAVRMPLETSSGDSQAELILGDMTEVLASGVPGEARDREEILPELIRAGYYSPRALAEYRAIRTVLVFAPLFAAVGAALLVEPPYIPYVALGGVVLAALGFSLPRLYVFLKARARSREIERGLPVFADMLSIALLAGQGLLGALRRVTDQLRLPFPNMAQELDIVVRQAELLNLNVAFEQWANRSQMEEVRNLSLMLNQCQKLGNDVTDALMEYATHLRQTSRQRADARAQRASFWMLFPTILFLWIPAAILIVAPIGFEFQARRQKAREVMPKLNTDDPNIQRHFQNGELKNLVK